A region of Oncorhynchus clarkii lewisi isolate Uvic-CL-2024 unplaced genomic scaffold, UVic_Ocla_1.0 unplaced_contig_7978_pilon_pilon, whole genome shotgun sequence DNA encodes the following proteins:
- the LOC139399960 gene encoding zinc finger protein 135-like: protein MASVKLEDCSQTLELNVNIKDEAEEKPVSLKQLELSLRPVTSTVRTNPACLSPSTLSPNLQSLGPDCDSGAQFALQDPEMASVKLEDCSQTMELNVNIKDEEDKIGKSLSHGDHVETFSTSREQQQEAHRAKRSHHCPHCEDNFSILSKLKVHVKIHTGENLYSCTDCGKNFTTSKALTVHQRVHRGKKPYSCSDCGASFSQLGTLKRHERIHTGEKPYSCSDCGASFSQLGDLKTHERIHTGEKPYSCSDCKKCFKRSTALKVHQRNHTGEKPYSCSDCGKNFSQLGDLKTHERVHTGEKPYSCSDCEKCFKTSTEQKVHQRTHTGEKPYSCSDCGKSFSQLGDLKTHERIHTGVKPYSCSDCGKSFSQLGHLKTHERIHTGVKPYSCSDCGKSFSQLDNLKRHERVHTGVKPYSCSDCGKSFSKLDNLQRHERIHTGVKP from the exons atggcatcagtgaagctggaagactgcagtcaaacactggagctgaatgtcaacattaaagatgaagcaGAGGAGAAACCGGTTTCTCTTA AACAACTGGAATTAAGTCTGAGGCcagtaacatcaacagtgaggacaaacccagcctgtctctctccttccacactgagtccaaacctacagtcactgggtcctgattgtgacagtggagcccagtttgctctgcaggatccagagatggcatcagtgaagctggaagactgcagtcaaacaatggagctgaatgtcaacattaaagatgaagaagataAGATTGGGAAATCTCTTTCTCATg GTGACCATGTTGAGACATTCTCGACATCCAGAGAACAACAGCAGGAAGCTCACAGAGCTAAGAGGTCTCACCACTGTCCACATTGTGAGGATAATTTTTCAATTCTATCAAAGCTAAAAGTACATgtaaaaatacacacaggagagaatctgTATTCCTGTACTGACTGTGGGAAGAATTTCACAACATCAAAGGCTCTgacagttcatcagagagtgcaCAGAGGAAAgaagccttattcctgctctgactgtggggcgaGTTTCTCTCAACTGGGCACCTTAAAAAgacatgaacgtatacacacaggagagaagccttactcctgctctgactgtggggcgaGTTTCTCTCAACTGGGTGacttaaaaacacatgaacgtatacatacaggagagaagccttactcctgctctgactgcaaaAAATGCTTCAAAAGATCAACTGCTCTAAAAGTTCACCAAAGAaatcacacaggagaaaagccttactcctgctctgactgtggaaagaatTTCTCTCAACTGGGCGacttaaaaacacatgaacgtgtacatacaggagagaagccttactcctgctctgactgtgaaaaatgcttcaaaacatcaactgagcaaaaagttcaccagagaacacacacaggagagaagccttactcctgctctgactgtggaaagagtttctctcaactgggggacttaaaaacacatgaacgtatacatacaggagtgaagccttattcctgctctgactgtggaaagagtttctctcaactgggccacttaaaaacacatgaacgtatacatacaggagtgaagccttattcctgctctgactgtggaaagagtttctctcaacTGGACAACTTAAAAAGACATGAACGTGTACATACAGGagtgaagccttactcctgctctgactgtggaaagagtttctctaAACTGGACAACTTACAAagacatgaacgtatacatacaggagtgaAGCCTTAA